A stretch of Candidatus Methylomirabilota bacterium DNA encodes these proteins:
- a CDS encoding FKBP-type peptidyl-prolyl cis-trans isomerase, with product MRRPLRWLLTLSLLLALAAPARAQELKTEEQKTLYALGLILSQNLATFSLDAAELDVVKAGMTDGILKKEPKVSLETWGPKIRGLQTARLAVAAAAERKLGEAFLAKAVVEKGASKTASGLIITTLKPGTGPSPKAGDKVKVHYHGSLTDGTVFDSSVQRGEPITLPLGPGIIKCWGEGVPLMKVGGKSRLVCPADLAYGDQGRPPRIKPGATLVFEVELLEIVK from the coding sequence ATGCGTCGCCCTCTCCGCTGGCTCCTGACCCTCTCGCTGCTGCTGGCACTCGCCGCGCCGGCCCGGGCCCAGGAGCTCAAGACCGAGGAGCAGAAGACCCTCTACGCGCTCGGGCTCATCCTCAGCCAGAACCTCGCCACGTTCTCCCTCGACGCGGCCGAGCTCGACGTCGTGAAGGCCGGCATGACCGACGGCATCTTGAAGAAGGAGCCGAAGGTGTCGCTCGAGACCTGGGGCCCGAAGATCCGCGGCCTCCAGACCGCGCGGCTCGCTGTCGCGGCGGCGGCCGAGAGGAAGCTCGGCGAGGCGTTTCTCGCGAAGGCCGTGGTGGAGAAAGGCGCGAGCAAGACCGCCTCCGGGCTCATCATCACGACGCTCAAGCCCGGCACGGGCCCGTCGCCGAAGGCCGGCGACAAGGTGAAGGTCCACTATCACGGCTCCCTCACCGACGGCACGGTGTTCGACAGCTCCGTCCAGCGCGGCGAGCCGATCACGCTGCCGCTCGGGCCCGGGATCATCAAGTGCTGGGGCGAGGGCGTCCCGCTGATGAAGGTGGGCGGCAAGAGCCGGCTGGTGTGTCCAGCCGATCTGGCGTATGGTGACCAGGGACGGCCGCCGCGGATCAAGCCCGGGGCGACGCTCGTGTTCGAGGTCGAGCTGCTGGAGATCGTGAAATAG
- a CDS encoding thiamine pyrophosphate-dependent enzyme, protein MAMRPEDVLRLIAAARGDAICIPTMTTAPAWRDLAPDDLSVACVGFMGGASAMGLGLALARPDRRVVVFDGDGSLLMQLGSLATIAGAGARNLTHLVFKNGVYHTSGSQEIPGGLQVDFVTMAKGAGYRAAYAVHELDDFKKRLRSMLTDPGPLLVELYTGLSEKTPMTARGGQPFNQQAETLRTKLVRPR, encoded by the coding sequence ATGGCGATGAGGCCCGAGGACGTGCTCCGTCTGATCGCCGCAGCGCGCGGCGACGCGATCTGCATCCCGACCATGACCACCGCGCCCGCGTGGCGCGACCTCGCCCCCGACGATCTGTCGGTCGCCTGCGTCGGCTTCATGGGCGGCGCCTCGGCGATGGGCCTCGGTCTGGCGCTCGCGCGCCCCGACCGCCGCGTCGTGGTCTTCGACGGCGACGGCTCGCTCCTGATGCAGCTCGGCTCGCTCGCGACGATCGCGGGCGCCGGCGCGCGCAACCTGACCCATCTCGTCTTCAAGAACGGGGTCTACCACACCTCCGGCTCGCAGGAGATTCCCGGCGGGCTCCAGGTGGACTTCGTCACCATGGCGAAGGGCGCGGGCTATCGCGCCGCCTACGCCGTCCACGAGCTCGACGACTTCAAGAAGCGCCTACGCTCGATGTTGACCGACCCGGGCCCGCTCCTGGTCGAGCTCTACACCGGGCTCTCCGAGAAGACGCCGATGACGGCGCGCGGCGGGCAGCCGTTCAACCAGCAGGCGGAGACGCTCAGGACGAAGCTCGTCAGGCCGCGCTGA
- a CDS encoding LLM class F420-dependent oxidoreductase, whose product MRLALGQGYSGATLSGDVSRVLEAERLGYDSVWTAESYGSDAVTTIAWIAARTTRIHVGTAIMQIGARTPAATAMTAMTLDALSGGRFRLGLGVSNPQVIEGWHGQRFGKPLARTREYVAIVRAILRREKPVEFAGGYYQIPYAGPDATGLGKPLKSILHGRADLPIYLAAIGPRNVALAAEIADGWIPTLFAPSKMRMFREWVDEGFQKAGAPKPGFDVMAACPVVVGNDAGACRAQHKPAIALYVGGMGARSRNFYNETVRRYGYEEAAKKIQDLYLAGRKAEAEAAVPDALVDEVGLFGSRERIRERLAAYREAGVTTLAVRGNLDAVRLMAELVL is encoded by the coding sequence ATGAGGCTCGCGCTGGGGCAGGGATACTCGGGAGCGACGCTGTCGGGCGACGTGAGCCGCGTGCTCGAGGCCGAGCGGCTCGGCTACGACTCGGTCTGGACCGCCGAGTCGTACGGCTCCGACGCGGTGACGACGATCGCGTGGATCGCCGCGCGCACGACGCGGATCCACGTCGGCACGGCGATCATGCAGATCGGGGCACGCACGCCCGCGGCGACCGCGATGACGGCGATGACGCTCGACGCCCTCTCGGGCGGCCGCTTCCGCCTGGGGCTCGGCGTGTCGAATCCTCAAGTCATCGAGGGCTGGCACGGCCAGCGCTTCGGCAAGCCGCTCGCGCGGACGCGGGAGTACGTGGCGATCGTGCGCGCGATCCTGCGCCGCGAGAAGCCGGTCGAGTTCGCGGGCGGCTACTACCAGATTCCCTACGCGGGCCCGGACGCCACCGGGCTCGGCAAGCCGCTCAAGTCCATCCTCCACGGGCGGGCCGACCTGCCGATCTACCTCGCGGCGATCGGGCCGAGGAACGTCGCCCTCGCCGCGGAGATCGCCGACGGCTGGATCCCGACGCTCTTCGCGCCGTCGAAGATGCGGATGTTCCGCGAGTGGGTCGACGAGGGCTTCCAGAAGGCCGGCGCCCCGAAGCCGGGGTTCGACGTCATGGCGGCGTGCCCCGTCGTCGTCGGGAACGACGCCGGCGCGTGCCGGGCCCAGCACAAGCCCGCGATCGCGCTCTACGTCGGGGGCATGGGCGCGCGCAGCCGGAACTTCTACAACGAGACGGTGCGGCGCTACGGCTACGAGGAGGCGGCCAAGAAGATCCAGGACCTCTATCTGGCCGGCAGGAAGGCCGAGGCGGAGGCCGCGGTGCCCGACGCCCTCGTGGACGAGGTCGGCCTCTTCGGCTCGCGCGAGCGGATCCGCGAGCGCCTCGCCGCGTACCGCGAGGCGGGCGTGACGACCCTCGCCGTGCGCGGCAACCTCGACGCCGTCCGGCTCATGGCCGAGCTCGTCCTCTGA
- a CDS encoding thiamine pyrophosphate-binding protein produces the protein MPESIPAPLIIDTLKDTFREARQALGAELREPSRHQHLGWVLSVPDTHQKTVLAALDKEQAIRVVTCATEDEATTAAAGLWMGGEPCVLMIQHAGLYASVNTLRGVALDGRVPVFYMIGLLQRERDKDPRESRHSMVRYAEPLLDTFGVPHARLEGPNDVHLIPEYYRLAQKRRGPAAVLVGLETM, from the coding sequence ATGCCCGAATCCATTCCGGCGCCGCTGATCATCGACACGCTCAAGGACACCTTCAGGGAGGCGCGCCAGGCCCTCGGCGCGGAGCTGCGGGAGCCCTCGCGCCACCAGCACCTCGGCTGGGTGCTGAGCGTGCCGGACACCCACCAGAAGACCGTCCTCGCCGCGCTCGACAAGGAGCAGGCGATCCGCGTCGTGACCTGCGCGACGGAGGACGAAGCCACGACGGCGGCCGCCGGGCTCTGGATGGGCGGCGAGCCGTGCGTGCTCATGATCCAGCACGCGGGGCTCTACGCCTCGGTCAACACGCTGCGCGGGGTCGCGCTGGACGGGCGGGTCCCGGTCTTCTACATGATCGGCCTCCTCCAGCGGGAGCGGGACAAGGACCCGCGGGAGTCACGCCACTCGATGGTGCGCTACGCCGAGCCGCTGCTCGACACCTTCGGCGTGCCCCACGCGCGCCTCGAGGGGCCGAACGACGTCCATCTGATCCCCGAGTACTACCGGCTCGCGCAGAAGCGCCGCGGGCCCGCCGCGGTCCTCGTAGGCCTGGAGACCATGTGA
- a CDS encoding acyl-CoA dehydrogenase family protein — protein sequence MNELRAILADVVTRLFGERVTREVAESAEKGEWPAALWQAVEENGLTLPLVPEAQGGASGTWGDAYVVVSAAGRHAVPLPLAETIVGSALLAAAGLEVPTGPLTLAPVQRDERLRLVRRDSGLRLDGTATRVPWGRAAQHVVVVDEADGRVTVALVATAGARVTPDANLAREPRDTLAFAGAPVVAAAPAPVGVPRDAIRLYGALVRSAQMAGGLEAVLALATRYATERRQFGKPIGQFQAIQQNLAVLAGHAAAAGIAAANAFRAADRRDLWFETAAAKVRVGEAAGVGASIAHQVHGAIGFTWEHQLQFVTRRLWSWRAEFGGEAEWSAALGRSVAERGADALWPYLTAR from the coding sequence ATGAACGAGCTGCGCGCGATCCTCGCCGACGTCGTGACACGCCTCTTCGGCGAGCGCGTGACCCGCGAGGTCGCCGAGTCGGCGGAGAAGGGCGAGTGGCCGGCGGCGCTGTGGCAGGCGGTCGAGGAGAACGGCCTCACGCTCCCGCTCGTCCCGGAGGCCCAGGGCGGTGCCTCCGGGACGTGGGGCGACGCCTACGTCGTCGTCAGCGCCGCCGGGCGCCACGCCGTCCCGCTCCCCCTCGCCGAGACGATCGTCGGGTCGGCGCTCCTCGCGGCGGCCGGGCTCGAGGTGCCGACGGGGCCGCTCACCCTCGCCCCCGTCCAGCGCGACGAGCGCCTGAGGCTCGTCCGCCGCGACAGCGGCCTGCGGCTCGACGGCACGGCCACGCGCGTGCCGTGGGGCCGCGCGGCGCAGCACGTCGTCGTCGTGGACGAGGCCGACGGCCGCGTGACGGTCGCGCTCGTCGCGACCGCCGGCGCGCGCGTGACGCCCGACGCGAACCTCGCGCGCGAGCCTCGCGACACGCTCGCGTTCGCCGGCGCGCCGGTCGTCGCGGCCGCGCCCGCCCCCGTCGGTGTACCCCGAGACGCCATCAGGCTCTACGGCGCGCTCGTCCGCTCGGCGCAGATGGCGGGCGGCCTCGAGGCGGTCCTCGCGCTGGCGACCCGCTACGCGACCGAGCGGCGCCAGTTCGGGAAGCCGATCGGCCAGTTCCAGGCGATCCAGCAGAATCTCGCCGTCCTCGCCGGCCACGCGGCCGCGGCGGGGATCGCTGCGGCGAACGCGTTCCGCGCTGCCGACCGGCGCGACCTGTGGTTCGAGACCGCGGCCGCCAAGGTCCGTGTCGGCGAGGCCGCGGGAGTCGGCGCTTCGATCGCGCACCAGGTCCACGGCGCGATCGGCTTCACCTGGGAGCACCAGCTCCAGTTCGTGACGCGCCGGCTCTGGTCGTGGCGGGCCGAGTTCGGGGGCGAAGCGGAGTGGTCGGCCGCGCTCGGCCGGTCGGTCGCCGAGCGTGGCGCCGACGCGCTCTGGCCCTATCTCACCGCGCGCTGA
- a CDS encoding ABC transporter substrate-binding protein: protein MRHVRHLFAMVLVLMIATLGASPAAAAPEGQMTWAVHVSLAPTWFDPAETSGIITPFMFLYALHDALVKPMPGQPMAASLAESWSATPDGLVYEFVLRKGVRFHNGEPVTAEDVKFSLERYRGTAAATYKARIAAVEVVDPQRVRFRFKRPWPDFMTFYGTPATGAGWIVPKKYVEKVGDDGFKKAPVGAGPYKFVSFTPGVELVLEAYEQYWRKTPSVKRLVFKAVPDESTRLAMLKRGEADIAYSIRGALAEELRRTPGLTLKPNYPPGTFWLNFIEQWDTKSPWHDRRVRLAANLAIDRNAINQAETLGFSKITYSLIPSAFDFFWQPPAYPFDPAKARQLLAEAGYANGLDAGDFYCDVSYDNLGEAVVNYLKAVGIRVQLRPLERAAFFAQWREKKLRNIVQSGSGAFGNAATRLEAFVAAGGAYVYGSYPDIDGLFQEQASETDRKKREAVLHRIQQLMHEKAMIVPIWELAFINGHGPSVAESGLGLITNHAYSSPYEDLKLKPR from the coding sequence ATGAGGCACGTTCGACACCTCTTCGCGATGGTGCTCGTTCTGATGATCGCGACCCTCGGAGCCTCGCCGGCCGCCGCGGCGCCCGAAGGGCAGATGACGTGGGCGGTTCACGTTTCACTCGCGCCCACGTGGTTCGATCCCGCGGAGACGTCCGGAATCATCACGCCCTTCATGTTCCTCTACGCGCTGCACGACGCCCTGGTGAAACCCATGCCGGGCCAGCCGATGGCGGCGAGCCTCGCGGAGTCGTGGAGCGCCACGCCCGACGGCCTCGTGTACGAGTTCGTCCTGCGCAAGGGGGTGCGATTCCACAACGGCGAGCCCGTCACCGCGGAGGACGTGAAGTTCTCCCTGGAGCGCTACCGCGGCACCGCCGCCGCGACCTACAAGGCGCGGATCGCCGCCGTCGAGGTCGTCGACCCGCAGCGGGTGCGCTTCCGCTTCAAGCGACCGTGGCCCGACTTCATGACGTTCTACGGGACGCCGGCGACCGGCGCCGGCTGGATCGTGCCAAAGAAATACGTCGAGAAGGTCGGCGACGACGGCTTCAAGAAGGCTCCGGTGGGCGCCGGCCCGTACAAGTTCGTCTCCTTCACGCCCGGCGTGGAGCTCGTGCTCGAAGCCTACGAGCAGTACTGGCGCAAGACCCCGAGCGTGAAGCGCCTCGTGTTCAAGGCGGTGCCGGACGAATCCACGCGCCTGGCGATGCTCAAGCGCGGTGAGGCCGACATCGCCTACTCCATCCGCGGTGCCTTGGCCGAGGAGCTGCGGCGGACGCCCGGGCTCACGCTCAAGCCCAACTATCCGCCGGGTACCTTCTGGCTCAACTTCATCGAGCAATGGGACACGAAGTCGCCCTGGCACGACCGGCGCGTGCGCCTGGCCGCCAACCTCGCGATCGATCGCAACGCGATCAACCAGGCCGAGACACTCGGCTTCTCGAAGATCACCTACAGCCTCATCCCCAGCGCGTTCGACTTCTTCTGGCAGCCGCCCGCGTACCCCTTCGACCCGGCCAAGGCCCGGCAGCTCCTCGCCGAGGCCGGCTATGCGAACGGCCTCGACGCCGGCGATTTCTACTGCGACGTGTCCTATGACAACCTCGGGGAGGCGGTGGTGAACTACCTGAAGGCGGTCGGCATTCGCGTCCAGCTCCGCCCGCTCGAGCGGGCGGCCTTCTTCGCGCAGTGGCGCGAGAAGAAACTCCGGAACATCGTCCAGAGCGGCTCGGGCGCGTTCGGGAATGCGGCGACCCGCCTCGAGGCGTTCGTCGCCGCGGGCGGCGCCTACGTCTACGGGAGCTACCCGGACATCGACGGGCTCTTCCAGGAGCAGGCGAGCGAGACGGATCGGAAGAAGCGCGAGGCCGTCCTCCACCGGATCCAACAGCTCATGCACGAGAAGGCGATGATCGTCCCGATCTGGGAGCTTGCCTTCATCAACGGCCACGGACCGAGCGTGGCGGAGTCAGGTCTCGGCCTGATCACCAACCACGCCTATTCCTCGCCGTACGAGGACCTGAAGCTCAAGCCCAGGTGA